In Cicer arietinum cultivar CDC Frontier isolate Library 1 chromosome 7, Cicar.CDCFrontier_v2.0, whole genome shotgun sequence, a single window of DNA contains:
- the LOC101512141 gene encoding probable hexosyltransferase MUCI70 isoform X2, with amino-acid sequence MESRFSMPRELHLERGEERNLQESSFLFDIGRPPKSKRRKHFPCDVGFLQSVDGLVEPKNYMNFTWFSLDYVDHEEKTSKIDLFEPRFGGHPTLEERENSFHAKNQTVHCGFVKGPLGYPSTGFDLDEKDRAYMFSCKVAVSSCIFGSSDFLRRPTSRLISQYSKDNVCFVMFLDDQTMSKLSSEGNQPDDTGHIGLWKVVIVKNLPYEDMRRTGKVPKFLSHRLFPNSRYSIWLDSKMRLTSDPMLIIEYFLWRRKAEYAISNHYDRHSVWEEVLQNKRLNKYNHTAIDEQFNFYQSDGLPKFDPSNPNNLLPSYVPEGSFIVRAHTPMSNLFSCLWFNEVDRFTSRDQLSFAYTYLKLRRMNPDRPFRLYMFKDCERRALVKLFRHRTVPSLPGTA; translated from the exons ATGGAATCCAGGTTCTCAATGCCGCGTGAGCTTCACTTAGAACGTGGTGAAGAACGTAACCTACAAGAGAGTAGTTTTTTGTTCGACATTGGAAGGCCACCTAAAAGCAAGCGTCGGAAGC ATTTTCCTTGTGACGTTGGATTTCTGCAGTCAGTAGATGGCCTTGTTGAACCTAAAAATTATATGAACTTCACATGGTTTTCACTAGACTATGTTGACCATGAAGAAAAAACAtccaaaattgatttatttgaacCTCGATTTGGAGGGCATCCAACGCTAGAGGAAAGAGAAAATTCATTTCATGCAAAAAACCAGACAGTCCATTGTGGTTTTGTCAAGGGGCCACTGGGATATCCAAGCACTGGATTTGATTTAGATGAAAAAGATAGAGCATACATGTTCAGCTGTAAGGTTGCGGTTTCTTCATGCATTTTTGGAAGCTCCGATTTTCTTCGGAGGCCTACAAGTAGACTG ATCAGTCAATATTCAAAGGACAAtgtttgttttgttatgttCTTGGATGATCAAACAATGTCCAAACTTTCATCAGAAGGAAACCAACCTGATGATACAGGTCACATTGGCCTGTGGAAAGTagttattgtaaaaaacttgccATACGAGGACATGCGAAGAACTGGCAAGGTGCCAAAATTTTTATCGCACCGCCTCTTCCCAAATTCTAG GTATTCAATTTGGCTTGACAGCAAGATGCGACTGACATCTGACCCTATGCtgattattgaatattttttgtgGCGAAGGAAGGCAGAATATGCCATTTCGAATCATTATGATCGTCATAGTGTCTGGGAGGAGGTACTTCAAAATAAGCGCttaaataagtacaaccacacAGCAATCGATGAACAATTTAACTTTTACCAGTCTGATGGCCTCCCCAAGTTTGACCCATCAAACCCAAATAATCTACTTCCGAGCT ATGTTCCTGAGGGTTCCTTTATAGTCAGGGCGCACACACCAatgtcaaatttattttcatgtCTTTGGTTCAATGAAGTTGATCGATTTACGTCCCGTGATCAACTAAGCTTTGCTTATACTTATTTGAAACTCAGGAGAATGAATCCAGATAGACCATTTCGTCTATATATGTTCAAG GATTGTGAACGTAGAGCATTGGTGAAGCTATTCCGGCACAGGACAGTTCCATCTCTGCCCGGGACTGCTTGA
- the LOC101512141 gene encoding probable hexosyltransferase MUCI70 isoform X1, whose product MCSGMALLRNNGELFPERRVIIDAAFNSIGKSDHGSKVSRRGRRFGRITKHRLLRWIFLLLALFSIFLTVYGLKKFLQAKMESRFSMPRELHLERGEERNLQESSFLFDIGRPPKSKRRKHFPCDVGFLQSVDGLVEPKNYMNFTWFSLDYVDHEEKTSKIDLFEPRFGGHPTLEERENSFHAKNQTVHCGFVKGPLGYPSTGFDLDEKDRAYMFSCKVAVSSCIFGSSDFLRRPTSRLISQYSKDNVCFVMFLDDQTMSKLSSEGNQPDDTGHIGLWKVVIVKNLPYEDMRRTGKVPKFLSHRLFPNSRYSIWLDSKMRLTSDPMLIIEYFLWRRKAEYAISNHYDRHSVWEEVLQNKRLNKYNHTAIDEQFNFYQSDGLPKFDPSNPNNLLPSYVPEGSFIVRAHTPMSNLFSCLWFNEVDRFTSRDQLSFAYTYLKLRRMNPDRPFRLYMFKDCERRALVKLFRHRTVPSLPGTA is encoded by the exons ATGTGCTCAGGCATGGCTCTTTTAAGAAACAATGGTGAATTATTTCCAGAGAGAAGAGTCATCATTGATGCAGCTTTCAATTCTATTGGTAAAAGTGATCATGGCTCTAAAGTTTCACGTCGTGGTAGAAGGTTTGGCAGGATCACCAAACACAGACTTTTGCGCTGGATTTTCCTCCTCCTAGCACTCTTTTCAATATTCTTAACAGTTTATGGACTGAAAAAGTTTTTACAAG CTAAAATGGAATCCAGGTTCTCAATGCCGCGTGAGCTTCACTTAGAACGTGGTGAAGAACGTAACCTACAAGAGAGTAGTTTTTTGTTCGACATTGGAAGGCCACCTAAAAGCAAGCGTCGGAAGC ATTTTCCTTGTGACGTTGGATTTCTGCAGTCAGTAGATGGCCTTGTTGAACCTAAAAATTATATGAACTTCACATGGTTTTCACTAGACTATGTTGACCATGAAGAAAAAACAtccaaaattgatttatttgaacCTCGATTTGGAGGGCATCCAACGCTAGAGGAAAGAGAAAATTCATTTCATGCAAAAAACCAGACAGTCCATTGTGGTTTTGTCAAGGGGCCACTGGGATATCCAAGCACTGGATTTGATTTAGATGAAAAAGATAGAGCATACATGTTCAGCTGTAAGGTTGCGGTTTCTTCATGCATTTTTGGAAGCTCCGATTTTCTTCGGAGGCCTACAAGTAGACTG ATCAGTCAATATTCAAAGGACAAtgtttgttttgttatgttCTTGGATGATCAAACAATGTCCAAACTTTCATCAGAAGGAAACCAACCTGATGATACAGGTCACATTGGCCTGTGGAAAGTagttattgtaaaaaacttgccATACGAGGACATGCGAAGAACTGGCAAGGTGCCAAAATTTTTATCGCACCGCCTCTTCCCAAATTCTAG GTATTCAATTTGGCTTGACAGCAAGATGCGACTGACATCTGACCCTATGCtgattattgaatattttttgtgGCGAAGGAAGGCAGAATATGCCATTTCGAATCATTATGATCGTCATAGTGTCTGGGAGGAGGTACTTCAAAATAAGCGCttaaataagtacaaccacacAGCAATCGATGAACAATTTAACTTTTACCAGTCTGATGGCCTCCCCAAGTTTGACCCATCAAACCCAAATAATCTACTTCCGAGCT ATGTTCCTGAGGGTTCCTTTATAGTCAGGGCGCACACACCAatgtcaaatttattttcatgtCTTTGGTTCAATGAAGTTGATCGATTTACGTCCCGTGATCAACTAAGCTTTGCTTATACTTATTTGAAACTCAGGAGAATGAATCCAGATAGACCATTTCGTCTATATATGTTCAAG GATTGTGAACGTAGAGCATTGGTGAAGCTATTCCGGCACAGGACAGTTCCATCTCTGCCCGGGACTGCTTGA
- the LOC101512905 gene encoding acidic endochitinase-like: MATKSTISFTFFSLVMLALANGSNTGKIAIYWGQNGNEGTLAEACATGNYEYVIIAFLPTFGDGQTPMINLAGHCDPYSDGCTGITSDIKSCQAKGIKVLLSIGGGAGSYSIASIQDASSVATYLWNNFLGGQSSSRPLGPAVLDGIDFDIEGGSNQHCGDLARYLKGYNGKKVYITAAPQCPFPDAWIGNALTTGLFDYVWVQFYNNPPCQYNPGEISNFEDAWKQWISAIPANKIFLGLPASPEAAGSGFIPAADLTSTVLPAIKGSAKYGGVMLWSRYDDAQSGYSSSIKSHV; this comes from the coding sequence ATGGCAACGAAATCAACAATTTCATTCACATTCTTCTCCTTAGTCATGTTAGCACTAGCAAATGGTTCTAACACCGGCAAAATTGCAATTTACTGGGGCCAAAACGGAAATGAGGGCACGTTAGCCGAGGCTTGTGCCACTGGAAACTATGAATACGTGATCATAGCATTCTTGCCAACTTTTGGCGACGGCCAAACTCCCATGATCAATCTAGCTGGTCATTGTGATCCATACAGTGATGGATGCACCGGCATAACCTCAGACATTAAATCATGTCAAGCCAAAGGTATCAAAGTTTTGTTGTCAATAGGAGGAGGTGCCGGAAGCTACTCAATTGCATCTATACAAGACGCGAGTAGTGTAGCAACTTACCTTTGGAATAACTTCTTGGGCGGACAATCTTCGTCTCGCCCTCTTGGTCCTGCTGTTCTCGATGGCATTGACTTCGATATTGAAGGTGGATCAAACCAGCATTGCGGTGATCTTGCTAGGTACCTTAAAGGGTATAATGGGAAAAAAGTTTACATAACTGCAGCTCCTCAGTGTCCATTTCCTGATGCTTGGATAGGAAATGCTCTTACAACAGGACTTTTCGATTATGTTTGGGTGCAATTCTACAACAACCCTCCTTGTCAATACAATCCTGGTGAAATTAGCAACTTTGAAGATGCATGGAAGCAGTGGATATCAGCTATCCCTGCAAACAAGATATTCTTGGGGTTACCGGCTTCTCCAGAGGCTGCAGGCAGTGGTTTCATTCCTGCAGCTGATCTAACTTCTACCGTGCTTCCGGCTATTAAGGGTTCTGCTAAATATGGTGGTGTTATGTTGTGGTCTAGGTATGACGATGCTCAGAGTGGTTATAGCTCTTCTATCAAGAGCCATGTGTGA